DNA sequence from the Brachybacterium avium genome:
CCCGCGCGGTGCGGGAGGGCAACTACAACGTGGATCCCGGCGTGCAGTTTTGGGCCACCCCGCCCGTGCACGGCTGCCTCGTCGACGAGGTCATCCATCCCGCCGCCTTCACCTATCTGCTTCCCGACAGCCTCAGCTTCGCCGAGGGGGCGCTGATCGAGCCGTTCTCCGTCGGCATGTTCGCGGCGACGAAGGCCGGGATCGCACCCGGCGATGTCGCGGCCGTCGTCGGCGCCGGGACCATCGGGATCATGACCGCGCTCGCCGCGCGCGCCGGCGGTGCCAGCACCGTCTTCATCTCCGACGTGCTGCCGCAGAAGCTCGCCCTGCTCGACGGGCTCGAGGGCATCGTCACCGTGGACGCCACCCAGGAGGACCTGGGCGAGCGGGTGCGTGCGGAGACCGGAGGCTGGGGACCGCAGGTGGTGTTCGAGGCCACCGGCGCCGCTCCCGCCTACGCGAAGCTGTGGGAGCTGCCCGCCCCGGGTGGCCGCATCGTGCTGGTGGGCATGCCGGTGGATCCGGTGCCCTTCGACATCGCCACCGCGCAGAGCCGCGGCATCTCGCTGGAGACGGTGTTCCGCTACGCGAACGTCTACCAGAAGGCGATCGACCTCGCCGCGACCGATGCGATCGACCTCAGCCGCTTCGTCTCGGAGACCTTCGCCTTCGACGACTCCGTCGGCGCCTTCGAGCGCTTCCTCGAGGGCAGGCCGACGGATGTGAAGATCCAGATCGCGCTGTGAGGCGACGCCCGGGACCTAGAAGCGATCGGTGATGGACATCGAGGAGGTCGACCCGGCGCTCCGGGAGGCGACGCAGAAGCTCCCCGTGCCTGATCCGTCGCGGGCATGGATGCGCACGGTGCTGCGCCTGGCCACCCGGATGATGCGGGTCCCGCAGGTCGCGAAGGTCACGGTCAGGGCCCAGAGGTCCGGAGCGCTCCGGATGCGGGTGTACCAGCCGCGGCACCGCACCGGGGACGCGGCACTGCTCTGGATCCATGGCGGGGGTCTGCTCTTCGGCGATGCCCGGCAGGACGAGGCGCTCTGCGCGGAGACCTCGCTGGACCTGGGGATCCCGGTGGTCTCGGCCAACTACCGCTTCGCTCCCGAGCACCCCTTCCCCGCCGCGCTGGACGACGTCCATGCGGTGTGGGGATGGATGCATGAGCACGCGGAGGAGCTCGGCATCGATGCGGCGCGGATAGTCATCGGCGGACAGAGCGCCGGCGGTGGCCTCGCCGCCTCGCTCGCGCAGCGCCTCCACGACGAAGGGGGCGTCCAGCCCCTCGCCCAATGGCTGTTCGCCCCGATGATCGACGATCGCACGGCCGCGGACGAGTCGCTGGACGGGACCGACCACTGGGTATGGAACAACCGCGCCAACCGGGTGGGATGGACCGCCTACCTGGGGACGGATCCCGGCGCGGACACCATCGCGCCCTACGCCGCGGCCGCGCGGCGGGAGGACCTCTCCGGCCTGCCACCGACCTTCATCGCCGTCGGCGACATCGAGCTCTTCCGCACCGAGGACGAGATCTACGCGATGAGGCTCGAACGGGCCGGTGTGCCCGTGGTCCTGGACCTCGTGCCCGGTGCCCCGCACGGCTTCGAGAGCTGGGCCCGGGGCTCCGGTCCCGCGCGGGCGCTCATGGGGCGGGCGCACGAGTGGCTGCGCCGCACGCTGCTGGAGGCATCCCCCACAGGGTGAGGACGCGAGGCAGAGTGAGGGCGCGAGCGCTCACTGCGAGCCGAGCGCCGCCCGTCGCTGCCAGAACACCACGGCGCTCGCCGCGGCCACGTTCAGGGAGTCCACTCCCCGGCCATCGGGATCACCACGTGCTCGTCGACCGCGCGCAGCGTCGCCGGCTTCAGCCCGTGGCCCTCGGCGCCGAGCACGAGGGCGACCTTGCGGTCCGGCCCGAGGTCCACCTGATCCAGCGACGAGGCGCCCTCGCTCAGCGCCAGCGCGAGCACGTCGAAACCCGCCTCGTGCAGCAGATCCACTCCGGCCGCCGGCCAGGCCTCCAGCCGCGTCCACGGCACCTGGAACACCGTGCCCATCGAGACCCGGATCGAGCGACGGTACAGCGGGTCCGCGCACTGCGGGGTCACCAGGACCGCGTCGACCCCGAGAGCCGCGGCCGAGCGGAACATGGCACCGACGTTGGTGTGGTCCACGATGTCCTCGATCACCGCGACGGTGCGGGCGGTGCGCAGCACGTCGGGCACTGCGGGGAGCTGGGGCCGCTGCATCGCCGCGAGCGCGCCGCGGTGCAGGTGGAAGCCGGTGAGCTGCTCGAGCAGCGGCTCCGCGCCGACGAACACCGGCACCTCGGGGAACTGCTCGTACAGCGGCGCGAACTTCGCCAGCCACTTCTCGCTCATGAGGAAGGAGCGCGGTGCCATGCCGGCGTCGATCGCCCGGGAGATGACCTCATAGCTCTCGGCCATGAACAGCCCGCGCTCGACCTCGACGCGGGAGCGCAGGCGTACATCGGTCATGCGCAGGTAGTCGTCCAGCGCCGAGTCCGAGAGGTCGGTGACCTCGGTGATCTGCCGCAGCTGCGGAGTCTCCACCGCAGGGTCAGTTCAGGGAGAGCGAGCGGGCGGTGAAGCGCTCCCCGCGCTGCTCGACCACCAGCGGCAGCCCGAAGGTGCGGGTGAGGTTCTGGGAGGTGAGGGTCTCGCCGATGGGGCCCGCGGCGACCACGGCGCCCTCGCGCAGCAGCGCGACATGGGTGTAGCCGGGCGGGATCTCCTCGACGTGGTGGGTGACCAGCACGGTGACCGGGGTAGCGGGGTCCTTCGCGAGCCGGCCCAGGGTGCGCACCAGCGATTCGCGCCCGCCCAGGTCCAGGCCGGCGGCGGGCTCGTCCAGCAGCAGCAGCTCGGGGTCGGTCATCAGGGCGCGGGCGGCGAGCACGCGCTTGCGCTCGCCGGTGGACAGGGTGCCGAACATGCGGCCTGCGAGATCACCGACCCCGAAGGCGGCCAGCAGGGTGCGGGCACGGTCCAGGTCCAGCTCGTCGTACTCCTCGCGCCAGCGCCCCACCACGCCGTACCCGGCGGTGACCACGACGTTCTCCGCGGTCTCCTCGGCCGGGACGGTGTCGGCGAGCTCTTGGCTGGCCAGGCCGATCAGCGGACGCAGCTCGAAGATGTCGACCTTGCCGAGCTGCTCACCGAGGATGTGCACCGTGCCGGTGGTGGGATGCATACGGGCCGAGAGCAGGCGCACCAGGGTCGACTTCCCGGCGCCGTTGGGGCCGAGGACCGCCCAGCGCTCCCCCTCTCCCACCTCGAGGGAGACCGCGTCGAGGATCGCGGTCCCGCTGCGGCGGACGGTGACATCATTCAGGGCTGCTGCTGCGACGGACATGGCCCTGAGCCTATCTGCTTCCCGGCTCCGACCCGGGCCACCGGGACGCCGAGCCGAGCCGTGGTGTCCCCCATAGACTGGCCGGGCCCGAAGCACCGCCCTCAGGAGGTCCCTGTGCTGCGTCGTCCCGTCTCCCTGCACGCCCCGCGAGGCTCGGTCGCGGCCGATGAGCTGCGCACCGGCATCGACGCGCTGCTCGCGGACCATGACGGAGAGGTGCCGCTGGAGTTCCCGCCGGAGGTGCTCGCAGCCGCAGAGAGCGCCGCCGACCGCGCGAGCTCGCCGGGCGAGCGCATCGACCGCACCGGGATCCCCTTCGTGACCCTGGACCCCGAGACCTCCACCGACCTCGACCAGGCGATGCACCTGGAGCGCTCCGAGAGCGGGTACCGGGTGCTGTACGCGATCGCGGACGTGCCGTGGTTCGTCGATCTCGACGGCCCGATCGACCAGGAGGCGCGTCGTCGCGGCGAGACCCTCTACCTCCCCGACCGTCGCATCCCGCTGCATCCCGAGGTGCTCTCCGAAGGGGTCGCCTCGCTGCTGCCGGACCAGTCGAGCCCGGCGTTCGTGTGGGTGCTCGACCTCGATGCGGCCGGGGAGCTGATCGGCATCGATCTGGAGCGCGCCCAGGTGCGTTCGGTCGAGAAGCTCGCCTACGACCGGGTGCAGGCGGAGCTCGACCGGGGCGAGGGGCATCCGACGATGCTGCTGCTGCAGGAGATCGGAGGGCTGCGCATCGCGCTGGAGGCACGGCGCGGAGGGGCGAGCCTGAACGTGCCCGAGCAGGAGGTGGTCGCCGACAACGGCCAGGTGCACCTGCAGTGGCGCCGGCCCAACCCGATCGAGGACGCCAACGCCCAGATCTCCCTGTTGACCGGGATGGCCGCGGCGCAGCTGATGCTCGAGCACGGTGCCGGGATCCTGCGCACCATGCCTCCGGCGGAGCAGGCGGCGGTGGACCGCTTCCGCCGCCAGTCCGAAGCGCTCGGCAACCCCTGGCCCCCGGAGCAGAGCTACGGCGCGTTCCTGCGGTCCCTGGACTGGCACGACCCGGTGCACCTGGCCCTGCTGAACCAGGCCACCTCACTGTTCCGAGGCGCTTCCTATGCAGCGTTCACCACAGCGGACGAGGTGCCCGAGGATCCGGAGCAGTCCGCGATCGCCGCGCCCTACGCCCACACCACCGCGCCGCTGCGCCGCCTGGTGGACCGCTTCGTGCTGCTCATCTGCCATGCGCACGTCCGCGGGATCGAGCCCGCCCCCGAGCTGCTCGATGCCCTCGCCGAGATCCCGGAGGCGATGCAGGCCACCGGGGCACGGGCCGGGAACCTCGAGCGGGCGGCGCTCG
Encoded proteins:
- a CDS encoding NAD(P)-dependent alcohol dehydrogenase, with amino-acid sequence MRALMLHEKNRMSIAEVGPVGSPGPGEVRIAMHTVGICASDVHYWTDGKIGPFVVEAPMILGHEGAGTVAEIGEGVTHLAVGDRVAMEPGVPDPSSRAVREGNYNVDPGVQFWATPPVHGCLVDEVIHPAAFTYLLPDSLSFAEGALIEPFSVGMFAATKAGIAPGDVAAVVGAGTIGIMTALAARAGGASTVFISDVLPQKLALLDGLEGIVTVDATQEDLGERVRAETGGWGPQVVFEATGAAPAYAKLWELPAPGGRIVLVGMPVDPVPFDIATAQSRGISLETVFRYANVYQKAIDLAATDAIDLSRFVSETFAFDDSVGAFERFLEGRPTDVKIQIAL
- a CDS encoding alpha/beta hydrolase; translated protein: MDIEEVDPALREATQKLPVPDPSRAWMRTVLRLATRMMRVPQVAKVTVRAQRSGALRMRVYQPRHRTGDAALLWIHGGGLLFGDARQDEALCAETSLDLGIPVVSANYRFAPEHPFPAALDDVHAVWGWMHEHAEELGIDAARIVIGGQSAGGGLAASLAQRLHDEGGVQPLAQWLFAPMIDDRTAADESLDGTDHWVWNNRANRVGWTAYLGTDPGADTIAPYAAAARREDLSGLPPTFIAVGDIELFRTEDEIYAMRLERAGVPVVLDLVPGAPHGFESWARGSGPARALMGRAHEWLRRTLLEASPTG
- a CDS encoding ABC transporter ATP-binding protein; this translates as MSVAAAALNDVTVRRSGTAILDAVSLEVGEGERWAVLGPNGAGKSTLVRLLSARMHPTTGTVHILGEQLGKVDIFELRPLIGLASQELADTVPAEETAENVVVTAGYGVVGRWREEYDELDLDRARTLLAAFGVGDLAGRMFGTLSTGERKRVLAARALMTDPELLLLDEPAAGLDLGGRESLVRTLGRLAKDPATPVTVLVTHHVEEIPPGYTHVALLREGAVVAAGPIGETLTSQNLTRTFGLPLVVEQRGERFTARSLSLN
- a CDS encoding RNB domain-containing ribonuclease — protein: MLRRPVSLHAPRGSVAADELRTGIDALLADHDGEVPLEFPPEVLAAAESAADRASSPGERIDRTGIPFVTLDPETSTDLDQAMHLERSESGYRVLYAIADVPWFVDLDGPIDQEARRRGETLYLPDRRIPLHPEVLSEGVASLLPDQSSPAFVWVLDLDAAGELIGIDLERAQVRSVEKLAYDRVQAELDRGEGHPTMLLLQEIGGLRIALEARRGGASLNVPEQEVVADNGQVHLQWRRPNPIEDANAQISLLTGMAAAQLMLEHGAGILRTMPPAEQAAVDRFRRQSEALGNPWPPEQSYGAFLRSLDWHDPVHLALLNQATSLFRGASYAAFTTADEVPEDPEQSAIAAPYAHTTAPLRRLVDRFVLLICHAHVRGIEPAPELLDALAEIPEAMQATGARAGNLERAALELVETMALAAWKGEVFEASVIERREATETENGDGAPTRVEVQLSDPPVTAWVPMDAAVGEVVRVRLESVDPSARRAEFVAADGGGA